A segment of the Salminus brasiliensis chromosome 5, fSalBra1.hap2, whole genome shotgun sequence genome:
CTAGAGGGCAGATCTAATGTACAAAAAAGGGTGTAGAAAGATGGCGTTTAGGACTGCagctttaaaaataataataataaacaaaagacatttaaaaaaaaaaaaaaaaaaaaaaggaggggggggttgtAGATTTGGGTAACCAGTCCAGGACGTCTGGGGATGGTAAGCGAACTGCCTTCTTTGCAAGCCCTTGATCTGCATCTTCGGGACGAAATCTCGGAGGCTAGTTGAGAGTCTGGAaacttatttaaaataaaaaataatacatttgaacTTAGGGAgacaaaattaataataattaaaaaaaaaagtgagaccTTAGAAGACATTTCTGAAGAGCACTTTAACCCCTTCATTGTTTTCCTTATTTAAAGTCCTACAGTAATCTACAGGCATGTTAACCCCCTCTGAACCTTCTGAGGCCACAGCACTACCGAACCTCCGCCTTCTCCACCGAGGCCAAATCTCGACATGGCCAGTACTTCCAAGGCCCCTCCGTTCAGGAGCCTGCATGAACCGGAGCACCAAACACACCcccaaaaaccacacacacacacgcgcgcgcgcacacacacacacacacacacacacacacacacacacacacacacacacacacacacacacacacacacacacacacacacacacacagaccctcaTCAGGAAGCTACGTCCTCAGCCAGTTGGTAAAAAGCCTGAACGAGACCTTTAAGTGAATTTCAACTCATTCTCAGGTTcctttaaaatgaaataaataaaagcccCTCACAGAAAAACGAGGAccgccaaaaacaaaaaaagtcgaTTCTAAAACCACTCAAACAGACCGGACCCTCTGACCCAGCCACTGTCTGAAAGTGCAGCCGCTCTTTAATATCTCATGACAAAAAGGACTAAACCGCGGTGCAGAAGGACAGCGGGTCTTAAAATCTCACGTTAACGTGGACGGCCGCTCAGAAGCGGTCAATCTGGTTCTCAAACCAGACCCCAGAGACAGTCCTAGCCTTAAGGGACCAGTTTTTACACTTCGGGACTGTCCCATGGTCTATAAGGACCATTTTGAGAACCACTAGTTCAGGCGACCCGGGATGACCACACTAAAATGTCTGAATTTTGATGGGTTTTATTTTTTGATATCTTCTACTAATAAATGATCAATTTATCTAGAATCCGGATCCAGATTTAGCTcagatttccttttttttttacgttcaCTCTCCAAAGATGAAGATATCAGCTCTCGGGTTTTAACCTTGAACTGAACCAACAATCATAAAGTACCTCAAAGCTTCTAGTATTTCATTCTGCACTGGTGGGCAATGCACTGGAAGGAAACCTCAGCAATCACTAATCGATAATCAGATCAATACTTCTGAACGGTAGTGTGTGTTAAAGTCACTActacccaccccaccccacaaacacacaccttacacTGATCGTTTACCATTACAGGCTTTAGCTTTCTTTTACAGGTGGCTTCCACAGTAAGCGAGTCACAGAGTCGGGCTCAAAGAGCAATGTCTGCGCTACCCTCTGCACAGGCGACGGCCTGTTTGGGAGAGATGAGTGAGATGTAAAACTCAGAACAGGTTCGGGACTCATAAGGAGGAGGCAgcgggaaataaataaatacaaaactcTCAAACCTCTTTAAACTAAAGAGGATGAAGCTGAGCAGGGAGCATGGTGGAAAGGCGAAAATACTGACCAGAGCATAAAGGGCACCAGAAATCtgaaagggggggtgggggttgtgtTGGATGGGGGGTAAAGCACACTGCAGTCATTTGATCTTCCAAAAGTGAGCTCATATACATTGCGAGTTGTCATGATAGAAGTAGTGAGAATCCTGAGAGTAGCACTTTAAAAGGGAGATCTGTTTATATCaatcataaaaacataaaaatatatatgaagaTTAATGGAAGaagataaaaacaaaagaaggaAAAATATGGTCTACAATTCAATATTTATatcaacaaaaaaagagaaacaaacaaacaaaacaaataaaaagtgtAGCTTCAGCATTATAGCCGCCTCAGCGCTCGTTTCTTATCTGTTTTCTTTTTCGCCGCTGCGGTGCTACTGCTATTGCTACTGTTTGTGCCGCTGGTAGTGGTGCTACCGTTTGACCCTCCGGGCCCGCCCACGGTCGTCGTGGCACCGGCCGCGATCGCCCGCTTGCTCGGGTCTCCCGCGTGTTTTTTGGGCTGGGGTCCGTCCCCGGCTTCCTGAAGAGCCCCCGAGGAGCCCCCCATGGCGTGGATCTCCGTCAGGAGGTGGGCCCGAGACGCGTATTCTGCATAGTCCTCCAACAGTAACCGCCCAGCCTCCTCGTTCAGAGCGGATTCGGGATTAGGGTGGATGAGTAGGCACTTGATAgtctgagagcgagagagggggagagacagagacagaaccAATCAGCATTCTGAtcattctgaccaatcacagctccagGGGGTTTCTCTGAGGCTACGCAATCCTTAATATTTTGGTTATTTAAAGAAATCACTGAACATGATTGAGCGCTGATTCAGGAGATCAGCCAGGATGCAGGATACAACCggggatgctaggctaacattgctaataaacactgggtTCAGGcagtcaccaatctcatctcccTGTAAAGACAGGCCCAAAACGTTGGCCTCCTTAAAACTCTGAACACTCAGATCTTCATTAGTTGGATAAATGGACGGTGGAGTAAGCGGGACCAGATAACATTTACATGGGTGAGATTGGGGACGACCcaagcccagtgtttgttagcaatgttagtcTACAATCTACGGTCGTAACCCAAACTAAGGAGCGCCAACAGATACCAAACCGGTCCTGACTGATCAACTAAATCTGGGCTCAGAGCTCAATCCTGATACCAGCCTAATCATCCAACTCACCGCTCCCGGCCCTGTAAACCCTCTGAGCAGGACGTTGGTCTTCAGAGTCCCACAGAACGCAGTCATACATTTTTCTAACTAATTTAGTGGCTCACTAGACTACTTGGCAACAACACCCCAAGCAATCTGGAGCAGGCCATGTTGGATAAATAAAGGCTTCCTCTGGCTTTCCATTAACAGAGTGAATTAAGAGGAACAGATTGCGAACAACGAATCCTCAGAAACCTACGGCTGAGGACTGCGGACAGGTCAGCGCACCACACCTGTCCGACCCGGGGAGAACGCTGCGTAAGCAACGGCGGGCGAACTGCGCTACTTACCAGCAATACATGCCTGAGGCCCAGCTCTGCCTTCCAGTCCCGCTTCAGAACGTTGACACAGATTTCACCCTTGTGCCCGACATTCGGATGAAAAATCTTGGTCAGGAAATAGCCTCTGGGGGGTACGGCGGGAAAATCCTTCCCCAGGACCAAGCGCATTCGGAACACTCCTCCGGCGTACGGCGTCCCTTCTATTAGGAAAAGTCGAAGAGAAAGTGATCAGATGAGATGTTATCCAGCTTCACGTCCAACTCCAAATTTAACCAAAGTTAACCCCCGTCCCAAACGGAGCCGATCAGGCGGTGAAGTTAGCGTCTTTAGTTTTGGAATGGAGCTACTAACGGGCTAATggagctaacaagtaatggggTATGCACCAATTAGCATGGCTGCTGATGCTATATACTGGTTCTGACCCGTTAAAGTCACTAAAGGCTGTTTACTGGCTGAGAAACGGGTCATTAGAGTTGAAATCCACGTTGGTAAGCCAGCTCAGAGCCTAGGGCACCACCATTTCACTTCCTTTGTTTCCTGGTTGCGatttttttctgatattttgCGGAATCGTACAAACCAGAGGAGTCCACCACCAACAGGCCGAGGTAGATATGAACGCTCCCGACTACACTAGGTGAATAATTTGAGCATGGAGCCAACTTTAGGCATGTCCAATTACAGACAAACTGCTTAACTCGCCGTAAAAAAACCCCACTCTGGACTGAtctgttggtctactggtgtgtaataactggtttatagtgggtgaatatGCTGCGATTAGGGTTTCTATAGCGCGAGTATATCAGCAGAGTGCTTAacagctgccagactgtcctttGGGAGTGAAATCAGGACAGGGACGTGAGATTTTTGGAGAGGGTGGACAACTAGGGCTGGGTTCTCAATGAGATACCTCTATGGTGGCAAAGCCCTGCTTTTCAACCACCTAGATCACCCAAGCCCAGCTTAGACCTGATCTGAAACCAGCGAACAGAAACCGGTCCAAATTCTTGACCGATTGTGTAAACATGACTGAGGCAGAACAGAGCAAAACTAGCGAATTACTACCTGGACCCTCTATAGCAGTGTGAAGCTCGGTGATGTCTTCCTCGCTGGGGTAGATTTTGATCCCTTCTGGTGGGTCTGCTGCCAGCGCCGAGACTTCTTTATACACTAGTCTCAAAACCTGAGGAGGCAAGTTCTCCACGTTCGAGTTCTGCTCAGAGGAAGAGACAAACAAGAAGAGCAAGACGATCAGCCTGCATTCAGATCAGAACCGACCACAACTTAACAccaacaggagcttttatgaggTCACAAACGAGCATTTCGGACCAACGGGCTGAGCCTGATCTGGGTTTAACATCTGCAGCTGAGAGATTTGACCCTGGctgagaccctgtttacacctgaccagtatctggactgtatcccAGGACGATTTCAGGCACATGCGTTTAGGCTGGGTAGTCGAATGTGTGGGACGAGTCTCCGGTGCATTTACACTCGCATTGGATAAAGAGACCAGGTGTACAGGGTCCGAGGGAAGACCAGGAAAGAATACGGGCTCACGGTTTCCCTTTTTATTCGCATTACCTGCTTATTAATGATTTATAAGCCATTTATAAACCTAATTAATAACCGTAAATAAACTAATATGACGACTGGGccggaacatctccaaaccatcaggcaggtcttgcggggtgttcccggtacctaccaaaagcaccagagacagggtcatggaggtccacctcacaacttacagccTTAAAGCATCTGCTGCCAACGTCCGTCTGGGTGCCAggtaccacagcaggacaccttcagaggtcttacgGTCTTACGACAGAGCAGGGCAGGGCAGTCTTGGTGGCACGAAGGGGGGACCCATTAGGAATGCTGTAGAGATCCCACCGTCCCAGGTTGACGTGAGAGGCGAGACACACCACCAGTGAAGAGAACTGGGAGAAATCCAGCTCTCTGTGCAGCAGGAGAAAAGTGGCTGCTTTTGAAGCGAGAAGGTGGTATTTAAGGTGTTCGGCTGAGAGCCAGATTGATTGGAGATTAGAGACCGGGCACATGTGATGAGGAGAAAATCGGTGGCAGGTGCACAAGTGGGTGCAGCGATGAAAACGAGGTGGTTTCTGGAGGACGTCTGAATTACGGCTTCATGAAGAGAACGCCAGGGACGTCGTTGACACCTTCAACCTTCAGGTATCATCAGGAACGCCACAAAATCTCAAGTCGCCACAAACCTGGTCGACCACCGAGCCCTAGGAGCAGTCGAATGCTGCCCAAAAAACGTTCTCTTGGAGCTCCTCCAGATCTCGACAGAGCTGAACGCTGGAGAACCGGGACCCTCCTTCACCTCAGAACAGCTGATCTCACCAGGTTAAACCGGAGACGCATTTTAGCGAATCCAGATCCTAACGGGCTCAACACGTCTCGCCTGAGCCGACCGCAGCTGGGGTTCGAGACTGATCAGGTTTATATGAATATTTGGCgaactgttaaaaataaataggcGAGTGAGCTGAGCTTTCAGAGGTTTTAGCGCTGGGTGTGAGGAAGACATTGGTGTAAACATCGGTGTCTTGACACGGTCCCAAAAACGGTGCTTATGTGGAACACAGGTATTCGACACCGAACCCACCGTCTTTACCAAACAACCCCTAAAGAACTGCCATGTTTAAAAGGAGTAGAGATGCACAGACATAGAAACGACGACGTCAAACTTTCACCCGTCGATATTTAGTGAAGGTTAATTAATTGCATCACAAATATTAAGAGAATGATCCATACGGGTTGGACGCGGCCAGGGTTTCAGGTCACCGTGTGCTGGTCAAGTTGATTAATAAACTAATTTACGGTGAATTAAACAtgagttttaaaaaataaagttaataataaatgactttAATGACGTGCATATATCGTAACTACCGTATTCACGTAGAGACGCTCAGTGACGtcactatataatatatataataatcagTTTCAGtgatttcatttttgttttaaagcaaaaaaaaaaactgatttcatatttatttatataaaacaattaataaaaaataattaaggaaaaaaaaaggtatCGAATATAAGTTTTTAAGAGACTTTAAAAAGTATCAAGATCACAAGATGACCCTGGTTTTAATTCGGAACCgggcttgtttttttaattaatggcCTAGATGAGTCCAATTTAGCCTAAGCTGCTGCTGAATggcccgttccaccttaaacagcgcACTAACGGCTCCACCGCTTAAGGTGGAACTGACCGCTGGGGGGGAATGGAAGCGACGGGGCTGCCTATCGACACAAGCCGTGGTTAGGAGACAGGGGAAGGTTTTCATTCACACTTTAACTAGAATTTAAGGTGGATTAACTTACCATTCCGACTTAAGTGAAACCGAGAAG
Coding sequences within it:
- the ube2s gene encoding ubiquitin-conjugating enzyme E2 S, coding for MNSNVENLPPQVLRLVYKEVSALAADPPEGIKIYPSEEDITELHTAIEGPEGTPYAGGVFRMRLVLGKDFPAVPPRGYFLTKIFHPNVGHKGEICVNVLKRDWKAELGLRHVLLTIKCLLIHPNPESALNEEAGRLLLEDYAEYASRAHLLTEIHAMGGSSGALQEAGDGPQPKKHAGDPSKRAIAAGATTTVGGPGGSNGSTTTSGTNSSNSSSTAAAKKKTDKKRALRRL